A genomic stretch from Papio anubis isolate 15944 chromosome 18, Panubis1.0, whole genome shotgun sequence includes:
- the CENPBD1 gene encoding LOW QUALITY PROTEIN: CENPB DNA-binding domain-containing protein 1 (The sequence of the model RefSeq protein was modified relative to this genomic sequence to represent the inferred CDS: inserted 1 base in 1 codon; substituted 1 base at 1 genomic stop codon), protein MPGKRPTDATVIPSAKRERKVITLDLKLEVLRRFEAGEKLSQIAKALGLAVSTVATIXDSKEXKSSSQIATPLRASRLTRHRSAVMESMERLLSLWLEDQRQRNAPLNAAIVQKAKFDDLQREHGESSQAERLHVSKGSGWLVRFKERHCLPHFKLNSAAPSNKNMYTEMLKSIIEGEYAPRVSLT, encoded by the exons ATGCCTGGGAAAAGGCCCACAGATGCCACTGTCATCCCTAGTGCCAAAAGGGAACGGAAAGTGATTACCCTTGACCTCAAATTGGAAGTGTTACGACGATTTGAAGCGGGTGAGAAGCTCAGTCAGATCGCAAAGGCCTTAGGTCTTGCTGTCTCCACAGTGGCGACCATCTgagatagcaaag aaaaatcgaGTTCTCAAATAGCTACTCCTTTGAGAGCCTCACGGTTGACTCGCCATCGAAGTGCAGTGATGGAGAGTATGGAGCGGCTGCTGAGCTTGTGGCTGGAAGACCAGAGGCAGCGAAATGCGCCCTTGAACGCCGCCATCGTTCAGAAGGCTAAGTTTGATGACTTGCAGCGTGAACATGGCGAAAGCTCTCAAGCGGAGAGGCTTCATGTGAGTAAAGGGTCAGGGTGGCTTGTGAGATTCAAGGAGCGCCACTGTTTGCCCCACTTCAAGTTGAACAGCGCAGCTCCCAGCAACAAGAACATGTACACAGAAATGCTGAAAAGCATCATCGAAGGTGAGTACGCCCCCCGGGTGTCTTTAACGTAG